The proteins below come from a single Balaenoptera acutorostrata chromosome 2, mBalAcu1.1, whole genome shotgun sequence genomic window:
- the LOC103010933 gene encoding LOW QUALITY PROTEIN: nuclear cap-binding protein subunit 2-like (The sequence of the model RefSeq protein was modified relative to this genomic sequence to represent the inferred CDS: deleted 1 base in 1 codon; substituted 1 base at 1 genomic stop codon) has product MATESGGLLKALHSDSYVELSQYWDQHFQGDSEEQEKXLLKESCTPYVGNLSSYTTEEQIYELFSKSGDIKKIIMGLDKMKKTACGFSFVEHYSRADTENAMWYINGMRPDDQIIRTDWDAGFKEGRQYGRGRSGGHVRDEYRQDYDAGRGGYGKLAQNL; this is encoded by the exons ATGGCAACTGA GTCGGGTGGCCTCCTGAAGGCGCTGCACAGCGACTCCTACGTCGAGCTGAGCCAGTACTGGGACCAGCACTTCCAGGGTGACAGTGAAGAACAGGAAAAA TAATTACTGAAGGAAAGCTGTACACCGTATGTTGGAAATCTTTCCTCTTATACAACTGAAGAACAAATCTATGAACTCTTCAGCAAAAGTGGTGACATAAAGAAAATCATCATGGGCCtggataaaatgaagaaaacagcatGTGGGTTCTCCTTTGTGGAACACTATTCAAGAGCAGATACAGAAAATGCCATGTGGTACATAAATGGAATGCGTCCGGATGACCAGATCATTCGCACAGACTGGGACGCAGGCTTTAAGGAGGGCAGGCAGTATGGCCGTGGGCGTTCTGGAGGCCATGTACGAGATGAGTATCGTCAGGACTATGATGCTGGGAGAGGAGGCTACGGAAAACTGGCCCAAAACCTGTGA